Proteins encoded in a region of the Rutidosis leptorrhynchoides isolate AG116_Rl617_1_P2 chromosome 9, CSIRO_AGI_Rlap_v1, whole genome shotgun sequence genome:
- the LOC139868019 gene encoding putative F-box protein At5g52610, with translation MENERNLSITKGYLLKSIVGDISMNKCNASIHNLSDNHIIDILLRLPVKTIICCKCVCRDWLNLITDSYFINLHLYNSPGSFMVLDKDYDEPITKTSLKLVEIHEEHGHNHLHHDPIMSLDLNLTPVFQNARLSAEGSVNGLICLSSSDSTIKKTYICNPITREYMILPKSINGTKFGIYGFGVSLFTSEYKVIRVYSKPSMRRPCPLYAEIYTLGTGQWRCVGPVTYPIYDFSGTFLNYHIH, from the coding sequence ATGGAAAATGAGAGAAACTTGTCAATAACTAAAGGCTACCTTTTGAAATCAATTGTTGGTGACATCAGCATGAATAAATGCAATGCATCCATTCATAACTTATCAGATAATCATATCATTGACATTCTTCTTAGACTTCCTGTCAAAACAATCATCTGCTGCAAATGCGTTTGTCGTGATTGGCTGAATCTTATTACCGACTCTTATTTTATCAATCTTCACCTCTACAATTCACCTGGGAGTTTCATGGTTCTTGATAAGGATTATGACGAACCTATAACTAAAACATCTTTGAAGTTGGTTGAAATTCATGAGGAACATGGGCACAATCATTTACACCACGACCCAATCATGAGTCTTGATCTAAACCTTACTCCTGTTTTTCAAAATGCTCGATTGTCTGCAGAGGGATCAGTTAATGGTTTGATATGTTTGTCTAGCAGTGACAGCACAATAAAGAAGACTTATATATGTAATCCAATCACTCGAGAATATATGATTCTTCCTAAGTCTATAAATGGTACAAAATTTGGTATTTATGGTTTTGGGGTCAGTTTGTTTACCTCGGAATACAAAGTTATAAGGGTTTATAGTAAACCTTCAATGCGTAGACCTTGTCCGTTATATGCCGAGATTTACACTCTTGGTACTGGGCAATGGAGATGTGTTGGTCCTGTTACTTATCCTATATATGATTTTAGCGGGACGTTCTTGAATTACCATATTCATTGA
- the LOC139867314 gene encoding F-box protein At3g07870-like isoform X2, whose translation MENVRNLSITKGSFLNNHNASIQNLSDNHIIQILLKLPVKSIVCCKCVCRDWLNLITDSYFIKLHLSKSPECFMVLDKDYEEPRTTSSLKLVEIHEEHEHNHLHHDPITSLNLNLTPVFQNARLSAEGSVNGLICLSSSDSTIKKTYICNPITREYMILPKSINDTRDGIYGFGVSLLTSEYKVIRVYRKPSMRRPCPLYAEIYTLGTGQWRCLGPVTYSVYDFSGTFLNYHVHWNFYDCENRVEKICTFDFDNETFQLFPSPPVCLERDNKFRGTLGVLKGCLCYAYYTRTLDVLIWVMKEYGIENSWHKEVLIKQSISPFIGRSSKQSICFPIGCLKDGSILLVYGLLEFGPGKLLVYHPDTNTKEETEFIVVNAFNYRPSFVKLQNFESESVHKFL comes from the exons atggaaaaTGTGAG GAACTTGTCAATAACTAAAGGCTCCTTTTTGAATAATCACAATGCATCCATACAAAACTTATCAGATAATCATATCATTCAGATTCTTCTTAAACTTCCTGTCAAATCAATCGTCTGCTGCAAATGCGTTTGTCGTGATTGGCTGAATCTTATTACCGACTCTTATTTTATCAAACTTCACCTCTCCAAATCACCTGAATGTTTCATGGTTCTTGATAAGGATTATGAGGAACCTAGAACTACATCATCTTTGAAGTTGGTTGAAATTCATGAGGAACATGAGCACAATCATTTACACCACGACCCAATCACGAGTCTTAATCTTAACCTTACTCCTGTTTTTCAAAATGCTCGATTGTCTGCAGAGGGATCAGTTAATGGTTTGATATGTTTGTCTAGCAGTGACAGCACAATAAAGAAGACATATATTTGTAATCCAATCACTCGAGAATATATGATCCTTCCTAAGTCTATAAATGATACAAGAGATGGTATTTATGGTTTTGGAGTCAGTTTGTTGACTTCGGAATACAAAGTTATAAGGGTTTATAGAAAACCTTCAATGCGTAGACCTTGTCCGTTATATGCCGAGATTTACACTCTTGGTACTGGGCAATGGAGATGTCTTGGTCCCGTTACTTATTCCGTTTATGATTTTAGTGGTACGTTCTTGAATTACCATGTTCATTGGAATTTTTATGACTGTGAAAATCGTGTTGAAAAGATCTGCACTTTTGATTTTGATAACGAGACATTTCAATTATTTCCATCCCCTCCAGTATGTTTAGAGAGAGATAATAAATTTCGAGGAACGCTTGGAGTTCTAAAAGGTTGTTTATGTTATGCTTATTATACTCGCACTTTAGACGTTTTAATATGGGTGATGAAGGAATATGGTATCGAGAACTCGTGGCATAAGGAAGTGTTGATCAAACAAAGTATTTCCCCTTTTATAGGCCGGTCATCTAAACAAAGTATCTGTTTTCCAATAGGATGTTTGAAGGATGGAAGTATTTTGTTGGTGTATGGTTTGTTGGAGTTTGGTCCAGGGAAACTATTGGTTTATCATCCAGATACAAATACAAAAGAGGAGACAGAATTTATCGTTGTGAATGCGTTCAATTATCGTCCAAGCTTTGTTAAACTCCAAAACTTTGAATCAGAGAGTGTTCACAAGTTCCTATG A
- the LOC139867314 gene encoding F-box protein At3g07870-like isoform X1, translated as MENVRNLSITKGSFLNNHNASIQNLSDNHIIQILLKLPVKSIVCCKCVCRDWLNLITDSYFIKLHLSKSPECFMVLDKDYEEPRTTSSLKLVEIHEEHEHNHLHHDPITSLNLNLTPVFQNARLSAEGSVNGLICLSSSDSTIKKTYICNPITREYMILPKSINDTRDGIYGFGVSLLTSEYKVIRVYRKPSMRRPCPLYAEIYTLGTGQWRCLGPVTYSVYDFSGTFLNYHVHWNFYDCENRVEKICTFDFDNETFQLFPSPPVCLERDNKFRGTLGVLKGCLCYAYYTRTLDVLIWVMKEYGIENSWHKEVLIKQSISPFIGRSSKQSICFPIGCLKDGSILLVYGLLEFGPGKLLVYHPDTNTKEETEFIVVNAFNYRPSFVKLQNFESESVHKFLCR; from the exons atggaaaaTGTGAG GAACTTGTCAATAACTAAAGGCTCCTTTTTGAATAATCACAATGCATCCATACAAAACTTATCAGATAATCATATCATTCAGATTCTTCTTAAACTTCCTGTCAAATCAATCGTCTGCTGCAAATGCGTTTGTCGTGATTGGCTGAATCTTATTACCGACTCTTATTTTATCAAACTTCACCTCTCCAAATCACCTGAATGTTTCATGGTTCTTGATAAGGATTATGAGGAACCTAGAACTACATCATCTTTGAAGTTGGTTGAAATTCATGAGGAACATGAGCACAATCATTTACACCACGACCCAATCACGAGTCTTAATCTTAACCTTACTCCTGTTTTTCAAAATGCTCGATTGTCTGCAGAGGGATCAGTTAATGGTTTGATATGTTTGTCTAGCAGTGACAGCACAATAAAGAAGACATATATTTGTAATCCAATCACTCGAGAATATATGATCCTTCCTAAGTCTATAAATGATACAAGAGATGGTATTTATGGTTTTGGAGTCAGTTTGTTGACTTCGGAATACAAAGTTATAAGGGTTTATAGAAAACCTTCAATGCGTAGACCTTGTCCGTTATATGCCGAGATTTACACTCTTGGTACTGGGCAATGGAGATGTCTTGGTCCCGTTACTTATTCCGTTTATGATTTTAGTGGTACGTTCTTGAATTACCATGTTCATTGGAATTTTTATGACTGTGAAAATCGTGTTGAAAAGATCTGCACTTTTGATTTTGATAACGAGACATTTCAATTATTTCCATCCCCTCCAGTATGTTTAGAGAGAGATAATAAATTTCGAGGAACGCTTGGAGTTCTAAAAGGTTGTTTATGTTATGCTTATTATACTCGCACTTTAGACGTTTTAATATGGGTGATGAAGGAATATGGTATCGAGAACTCGTGGCATAAGGAAGTGTTGATCAAACAAAGTATTTCCCCTTTTATAGGCCGGTCATCTAAACAAAGTATCTGTTTTCCAATAGGATGTTTGAAGGATGGAAGTATTTTGTTGGTGTATGGTTTGTTGGAGTTTGGTCCAGGGAAACTATTGGTTTATCATCCAGATACAAATACAAAAGAGGAGACAGAATTTATCGTTGTGAATGCGTTCAATTATCGTCCAAGCTTTGTTAAACTCCAAAACTTTGAATCAGAGAGTGTTCACAAGTTCCTATG CAGATGA